A genomic segment from Arcobacter sp. CECT 8986 encodes:
- a CDS encoding TrbC/VirB2 family protein: MKNILKIGFYLVLISSSLFASDNPFVAPLKKVQELLDGDVTKVIAGILIAICGFYVGSGQFEKGKGYAWGLIIGISIVYGAKWIADFIWG; the protein is encoded by the coding sequence ATGAAAAATATTTTAAAGATTGGATTCTATTTAGTACTTATATCAAGTTCACTTTTTGCAAGTGATAATCCATTTGTAGCACCATTAAAAAAAGTTCAAGAGCTATTAGATGGTGATGTTACAAAAGTGATTGCAGGTATTCTTATAGCTATTTGTGGTTTTTATGTTGGATCAGGACAATTTGAAAAAGGTAAAGGTTATGCCTGGGGATTAATAATAGGTATCTCAATAGTTTATGGTGCTAAATGGATAGCTGATTTTATCTGGGGATAA
- a CDS encoding helix-turn-helix domain-containing protein: protein MNENLLTKEELAVRLNISAYDVDQLRKKQNMPCRKIGRTYRYDLKEVQEFIKNIGKKK from the coding sequence ATGAATGAGAACTTACTTACAAAAGAAGAATTAGCAGTAAGACTAAATATTAGTGCTTATGATGTTGATCAACTTAGAAAAAAGCAGAATATGCCATGTAGAAAGATAGGTAGAACTTACAGATATGACTTAAAAGAAGTTCAAGAATTTATAAAAAATATAGGGAAAAAGAAATGA
- a CDS encoding helix-turn-helix domain-containing protein has product MNINSNFLNIRKKLGFNQTDFAEKLETSQNLISKYEKGQVELPLKIINNLHKVFNININWLLTGYGEMFENQNNLSVEKKDIDLVSSILEELNKLSDLQKEYYYHKIKSDALENEIKGV; this is encoded by the coding sequence ATGAATATAAATAGTAATTTTCTTAATATAAGAAAAAAATTGGGTTTTAATCAAACAGATTTTGCAGAAAAGCTTGAAACATCACAAAACTTAATTTCTAAATATGAAAAAGGTCAAGTAGAACTGCCATTAAAAATTATTAATAATTTGCATAAAGTATTCAATATAAATATAAATTGGTTATTGACTGGCTATGGAGAAATGTTTGAAAATCAAAACAATTTATCTGTAGAAAAAAAAGATATTGATTTGGTTTCAAGTATCTTAGAAGAACTAAATAAACTTTCAGACTTACAAAAAGAATATTATTACCACAAAATTAAATCAGATGCTCTTGAAAATGAGATAAAAGGAGTCTGA
- a CDS encoding AAA domain-containing protein, producing MDKEKFSRLRIDKGKNNSTIKNEQYLYYEQFDNSNFININLNEKQFNTFKDISNYFKFMTLNDNQKEKFLKENEIEDKVYLSFFLLCKKYQNSNFSNVRYIYPMIAVPINSLKLRENSLYVDNIDSLMNYTVLKNVLINILMIDENNIYDGENIIEFFSKLINENLRNKSFLEILDIVSSWVENRLLEIDSPYELHKTANKVDSILSQIEVEDFTKFIYNDIKYKKDNCLKQLEKDELVKSYLFEEFEENNNVQKEEIYKGAFGKYPLSLGQAIVMQQIENEEIMTAVQGAPGTGKTTLLLSIIANRITKRALSLISNNDFDNLMLITSTSNKAVDNVSEAFSKDFDNYSWLYFIWGSTKKKNISFQRLEDTISLLKEEKEVYNDNRAKNLENEILFFNNKIDNLLKDYKVLKEQINSIKNELIELENDIYNLNKRIQEEYFEEYNLKEIEDNKDLFDKLYIDIHDIQKELDKNSIVIFIQNLFGRKRTLIKNFIALKENIVKRTFNKVDFNNYQDILRVYSKIEYFYSSQKKVQDTEYEIHQIEEKIIIKKQQLEILENKYKEKYNDSFLSYFKNESHNDNFTLFNLSLEYIWEIILKNKTKIVQSLEEWYYAISFYGRDDRKSEFYKNLKYHKKNISLVYPVMTSTLASSMSLFYSQNSDIYDYLIVDEAGMITLNLLFPLLCRSKKTIVVGDPKQLEPIITLSDDEKNALKDEWHFITNDDNKKIVEYERFSPTMSSSYHRVAKCNTSKYDDIGNGIELDEHRRCLEDIAQIFIKIAKYDRLKIKTSSLETNNRLYKPYINFGNKSIYHFNVQINQMKNNINEKEIKEIDKILEQLNLAGFDLYNDIGIITPYRNQASKLISKFKRRINHTRKLEKIGTVHKFQGAEFPVVIFSSVVGKNDSIGFINSKPNMLNVAVSRAKYVFITVGNIDVLSKGKYTKKLIN from the coding sequence ATGGATAAAGAAAAATTCTCAAGACTTAGAATAGATAAAGGTAAAAATAATTCAACAATAAAAAATGAACAATATCTCTACTATGAACAATTTGATAATTCAAATTTTATAAACATAAATTTAAATGAAAAACAATTTAATACTTTTAAAGATATTTCTAATTATTTTAAATTTATGACTTTAAATGATAATCAAAAAGAGAAGTTTTTAAAGGAAAATGAAATTGAAGATAAAGTCTATTTATCTTTTTTCCTCTTGTGTAAAAAATATCAAAATAGTAACTTTTCAAATGTAAGATATATTTATCCAATGATAGCAGTACCTATAAACTCATTAAAATTAAGAGAAAACTCTTTATATGTTGATAATATTGATAGTCTTATGAATTATACTGTTTTAAAAAATGTATTAATAAATATTTTAATGATAGATGAAAATAATATATATGATGGTGAAAATATAATTGAATTTTTCTCAAAATTAATCAATGAAAATCTTAGAAATAAAAGTTTTTTAGAGATCTTAGACATTGTTTCTTCATGGGTAGAAAATAGACTTTTAGAAATCGATAGTCCTTATGAATTACATAAAACAGCTAATAAAGTTGATTCTATTCTTTCTCAAATAGAGGTAGAAGATTTTACAAAATTCATTTATAATGATATAAAATATAAAAAGGATAATTGTTTAAAACAATTAGAAAAAGATGAATTAGTTAAGTCATATTTATTTGAGGAATTTGAAGAAAATAATAATGTGCAAAAAGAAGAAATATATAAAGGAGCATTTGGAAAATATCCTTTGTCTTTAGGACAAGCTATTGTTATGCAGCAAATTGAAAATGAAGAAATAATGACTGCTGTACAAGGTGCACCAGGAACAGGGAAAACAACTTTATTATTATCAATAATTGCAAATAGAATTACAAAAAGAGCTTTAAGTTTAATTTCTAATAATGATTTTGATAATTTAATGTTAATTACAAGTACCAGTAATAAAGCAGTTGATAATGTATCTGAAGCTTTCTCTAAAGATTTTGATAATTATTCTTGGCTCTATTTTATATGGGGAAGCACTAAAAAAAAGAATATTTCTTTTCAAAGGTTAGAAGATACTATAAGTTTGTTAAAAGAAGAGAAAGAAGTTTATAATGATAATAGGGCAAAAAATTTAGAGAATGAAATTTTATTTTTTAATAATAAAATAGATAACTTGTTGAAAGATTATAAAGTATTAAAAGAACAAATAAATAGTATAAAAAATGAACTTATTGAATTAGAAAATGATATATATAATTTAAATAAAAGGATACAAGAAGAGTATTTTGAGGAATATAATCTTAAAGAAATCGAGGATAATAAAGATTTATTTGATAAATTATATATTGATATACATGATATTCAAAAAGAATTAGACAAAAACTCAATTGTTATATTTATTCAAAATCTATTTGGAAGAAAAAGAACATTAATAAAAAATTTCATTGCGTTAAAAGAAAATATAGTAAAAAGAACTTTTAATAAAGTAGATTTTAATAACTATCAAGACATATTAAGAGTTTATTCAAAAATAGAGTATTTTTATAGTTCTCAAAAGAAAGTACAAGATACAGAATATGAAATACATCAAATAGAAGAAAAAATCATAATAAAAAAACAACAATTAGAGATTTTGGAAAATAAATATAAAGAAAAGTATAACGATTCATTTTTAAGTTATTTTAAAAATGAATCTCATAATGATAACTTTACTTTATTTAATCTTTCTCTAGAATATATTTGGGAAATTATTCTCAAAAACAAAACTAAAATAGTTCAAAGCTTAGAAGAATGGTATTATGCTATATCATTTTATGGAAGAGATGATAGAAAATCTGAATTTTATAAAAATTTGAAGTATCATAAAAAGAATATTTCCTTAGTCTACCCTGTTATGACAAGTACATTAGCGTCTTCAATGAGTCTATTTTATTCACAAAATTCTGATATTTATGATTATCTTATAGTTGATGAAGCAGGAATGATAACTTTAAATTTACTTTTTCCTTTATTGTGTAGAAGTAAAAAAACTATTGTTGTTGGAGATCCAAAACAACTAGAACCTATTATTACATTAAGTGATGATGAAAAGAATGCTTTAAAAGATGAATGGCATTTTATCACAAATGATGATAATAAAAAAATAGTTGAATATGAAAGATTTTCTCCAACAATGTCCAGCTCTTATCACCGTGTAGCAAAATGCAATACATCAAAGTATGATGACATTGGGAATGGAATAGAATTAGATGAACATAGAAGATGTTTAGAAGATATTGCACAAATTTTTATAAAAATTGCAAAGTATGATAGATTAAAAATAAAAACCTCAAGTTTGGAAACAAATAATAGACTTTATAAACCATATATAAATTTTGGAAATAAAAGTATATATCACTTTAATGTACAAATTAATCAAATGAAAAATAATATTAATGAAAAAGAAATAAAAGAGATTGATAAAATATTAGAACAATTAAATTTAGCTGGTTTTGATTTATATAATGATATTGGGATAATTACTCCTTATAGAAACCAAGCATCAAAATTGATTAGTAAGTTTAAAAGAAGAATTAACCATACAAGAAAATTAGAAAAAATAGGAACAGTACATAAGTTTCAAGGTGCAGAGTTTCCAGTTGTTATTTTTTCATCAGTAGTAGGAAAAAATGATAGTATAGGATTTATAAACAGTAAACCAAATATGTTAAATGTAGCAGTATCAAGAGCTAAATATGTATTTATTACAGTTGGAAATATTGATGTTTTAAGTAAAGGGAAATATACAAAAAAATTGATAAATTAA
- a CDS encoding type II toxin-antitoxin system RelE/ParE family toxin: MLEIEVHKTFTKDLKKAQLNTTNSAKLFKYISLLQNNKELPPQARDHFLTGEYKDTKEFHISGDLIVIYINTGYTLQLLRIGTHSQLFR; the protein is encoded by the coding sequence GTGCTTGAGATAGAAGTTCATAAAACATTTACAAAAGATTTAAAAAAAGCTCAACTAAATACAACAAATAGTGCAAAGTTATTTAAATATATTTCACTACTTCAAAATAATAAAGAATTACCTCCTCAAGCAAGAGATCACTTTTTGACAGGAGAGTATAAAGACACTAAAGAGTTTCATATAAGTGGAGATCTTATTGTAATATATATAAATACTGGATATACTTTACAACTTCTTAGAATTGGTACACATTCTCAACTTTTTAGATAA
- a CDS encoding type II toxin-antitoxin system RelB/DinJ family antitoxin: MTATSNKKRTNVYLDADTKMKAQEIFKQYGLGLSEAFNIFLTQSVLERGIPFEIKIPNEETAKAIKDAKSNKNMSKIDLDDLKKDLGA; this comes from the coding sequence ATGACTGCAACATCAAATAAAAAAAGAACTAATGTTTATCTTGATGCAGATACAAAAATGAAAGCGCAAGAAATATTTAAACAATATGGATTAGGGTTAAGTGAAGCTTTTAATATCTTTTTAACTCAGTCAGTTTTAGAAAGAGGAATTCCTTTTGAAATAAAAATTCCAAATGAAGAAACTGCAAAAGCTATTAAAGATGCTAAATCAAATAAAAATATGTCTAAAATTGATTTGGATGATTTAAAAAAGGATTTAGGTGCTTGA
- a CDS encoding tyrosine-type recombinase/integrase, protein MAIPKLAKTKYKGIGYYKDGLKGKVYIGTFRINGKLYRRTVGYENDEYRTTEKIAFIKKEELKEKILKGDSITKKDLAFRNIWQEYITHLRNSQYCSNKTIETKVSTYNVHYKPIFDNLNISKITNYQIQQFANNCLKTKAPKSVLNYVSDLSAFFNYAIRYKLINENPAKNIDLPKFDNERVYPLTVEESKKLFNTILNYHEELYRGVFTFLLQGRRKEEVLNITWDMIDLEKKEYTIRYEENKARKNMTYLMNDELYDILINIEDKEGYVFKSPKTKGKLENIRHAWKRIKLTAGIEKDMTIHELRHLLGYTLLNEANQTEEVTAAVLGQTTKKATKRYAKVRQNVAALGLKKAFEYLKE, encoded by the coding sequence ATGGCTATTCCTAAATTAGCAAAAACAAAATATAAAGGTATTGGTTATTACAAAGATGGATTAAAGGGAAAAGTTTATATTGGAACATTTAGAATAAATGGTAAGCTTTATAGAAGAACTGTTGGTTATGAGAATGATGAATATAGAACAACTGAAAAGATAGCCTTTATAAAAAAAGAAGAGTTGAAAGAAAAGATATTAAAAGGTGATTCAATTACAAAAAAAGACCTTGCTTTTAGAAATATATGGCAAGAATATATAACTCACTTGAGGAACTCTCAATATTGTAGTAACAAAACAATTGAAACTAAAGTTAGCACATATAATGTTCATTATAAACCTATATTTGATAATCTTAATATATCTAAGATTACTAACTATCAAATACAACAGTTTGCTAATAACTGCTTAAAAACAAAAGCTCCAAAATCTGTACTAAATTATGTAAGCGATTTATCTGCATTCTTTAATTATGCAATTAGATATAAACTTATAAATGAAAACCCAGCTAAAAATATAGATCTTCCAAAATTTGATAATGAAAGAGTATATCCATTAACAGTAGAAGAATCAAAAAAACTTTTTAATACTATTCTTAATTACCATGAAGAACTTTATAGAGGTGTATTTACTTTTCTTTTACAAGGAAGAAGAAAAGAAGAAGTATTAAATATTACTTGGGATATGATTGACCTGGAGAAGAAAGAATATACAATAAGATATGAAGAAAATAAAGCTAGAAAGAATATGACTTATCTTATGAATGATGAATTATACGATATTTTAATAAATATAGAAGACAAAGAAGGTTATGTATTTAAGTCACCTAAAACAAAGGGAAAATTAGAAAATATTAGACATGCCTGGAAAAGAATAAAATTAACTGCAGGAATAGAAAAGGATATGACTATTCATGAACTTAGACATTTACTTGGTTATACCCTACTGAATGAAGCTAACCAAACAGAAGAAGTAACTGCTGCAGTTCTAGGACAAACAACTAAAAAAGCAACAAAAAGATATGCTAAAGTTAGACAGAATGTTGCAGCACTTGGATTAAAAAAAGCATTTGAATATTTAAAAGAGTAA
- a CDS encoding MarR family winged helix-turn-helix transcriptional regulator, translating to MEKQHLDKFYEDILNNPHYKQYGLILPLTVIYKNLFNDSECFTKKTYDLIHSDIDVLAALYFNGKALSHEELYDSTMPFKKTLTPTDLYAATVFSSGGMTKVLKKLEDKKLISRCACPNDKRSLLVSLEKEGEDIILDCLEKLVYRREKFFNILSDQEKQTLEDILKKLTYQLF from the coding sequence ATGGAAAAACAACATTTAGACAAATTTTATGAGGATATTCTAAACAACCCTCATTATAAACAATATGGTTTAATTTTACCATTAACAGTAATTTATAAAAATTTATTTAATGATTCAGAGTGTTTCACTAAAAAAACTTATGATTTAATACACTCTGACATTGATGTATTAGCTGCACTATATTTTAATGGGAAAGCACTTTCGCATGAAGAATTATATGATTCAACTATGCCTTTTAAAAAGACACTTACCCCTACTGATTTATATGCAGCAACTGTTTTCTCTTCTGGAGGAATGACCAAAGTTCTTAAAAAACTAGAAGATAAAAAACTAATTTCAAGATGTGCTTGTCCTAATGACAAAAGAAGTCTTTTAGTTTCTCTTGAAAAAGAAGGTGAAGACATAATACTTGATTGTTTAGAGAAACTTGTCTATAGAAGAGAAAAATTTTTTAACATATTAAGTGACCAAGAGAAACAAACACTAGAAGATATATTAAAAAAACTAACATATCAACTTTTTTAG
- a CDS encoding TolC family protein: MKKLFFIFFIPILLMGENLNELIDLSIKNKLVDSYKKDVESLKDEYTSVKRGYLPSFDVNASYSKANHETQSRPDKDTTVSASVDFVVYDGGKRESTFDNYKMNIKSSKKTLASVKNQIALDVTTYYYNYLTLLAQKDAKLKEIAQLNAEYKRLSKFLDVGSTTVDEVQKIISRVESSTVELHEIELDLETVIHNLEYITGKKVDIQSGSEVKMFEDNINEQRNDIEALKYSMKAKLENVGIAKSDYFPTISLNNTYSHYDMDFDNSSFTQPYDDQNILSVNLKWNIFSFGKTKNDYESKYKKYLSAKSNYEYEKNKADVDLKLAKRSYEIAILKIKSAKAGLVAANSAYDVIKSKYQNGLIDNVAFLEALSEKYDAISGLKQAEYDLQVKRANVIYNSGKDIKDYIK; the protein is encoded by the coding sequence TTGAAAAAATTATTTTTTATTTTTTTTATCCCTATTTTGTTAATGGGAGAGAATTTAAATGAATTAATAGATTTATCAATAAAAAATAAATTAGTTGATTCTTATAAAAAAGATGTTGAGTCTTTAAAAGATGAATATACTAGTGTAAAAAGGGGTTATTTGCCATCTTTTGACGTAAATGCTAGCTATTCAAAAGCGAATCATGAAACTCAATCAAGACCAGACAAAGACACAACTGTATCTGCTTCAGTAGATTTTGTAGTGTATGATGGAGGGAAAAGAGAGAGTACATTTGATAATTATAAAATGAATATTAAGAGTAGTAAAAAGACTTTAGCGTCTGTAAAAAATCAAATCGCGCTTGATGTAACTACATACTATTATAATTACTTAACTTTATTAGCACAAAAAGATGCAAAACTTAAAGAGATTGCACAACTAAATGCAGAATATAAAAGATTAAGTAAATTTTTGGATGTTGGATCTACAACAGTAGATGAAGTTCAAAAAATTATCTCAAGAGTTGAAAGCTCAACTGTTGAGTTACATGAAATAGAATTAGACCTTGAAACTGTAATTCATAACTTAGAGTATATTACTGGTAAAAAAGTTGATATACAAAGTGGTTCTGAGGTTAAAATGTTTGAAGATAATATAAATGAGCAAAGAAATGATATTGAAGCTTTAAAATATTCAATGAAAGCAAAACTTGAGAATGTAGGTATTGCTAAGAGCGATTATTTTCCAACGATTAGCTTAAATAATACATATTCTCATTATGATATGGATTTTGATAATAGTTCATTTACTCAACCATATGATGATCAAAATATACTTTCAGTAAATCTTAAATGGAATATATTCTCTTTTGGTAAAACAAAAAATGATTATGAATCAAAATACAAAAAATATTTGAGTGCAAAATCAAATTATGAATATGAAAAAAACAAAGCTGACGTAGATTTAAAACTTGCAAAAAGATCTTATGAAATTGCAATCTTAAAAATCAAATCAGCAAAAGCAGGTTTAGTTGCTGCAAATAGTGCATATGATGTAATTAAATCAAAATATCAAAATGGATTAATAGACAATGTGGCTTTTTTAGAAGCTTTAAGTGAAAAATATGATGCTATTAGTGGATTGAAACAAGCAGAATATGACTTACAAGTAAAAAGAGCAAATGTAATTTATAACAGTGGGAAAGATATCAAGGATTATATTAAATGA
- a CDS encoding efflux RND transporter periplasmic adaptor subunit, producing MISFSNKKIVALAVATALAFSACSDESSKKDAQQAQQERPALPVKVYETKSETPVITKEYPGLIKAVEDVNVIARVSGTLEKKYFKEGEFVKKGKLLYKIEQDVYKSNLDMAKANVQKAKANYDKTLKDYNRAQKLFANKAISQQNYDEYVFSYQDALAQLESNKASLQKAQIEYDYTTVDAPISGIVGIKHRDIGDYVGTTTENSLLVTITAINPIHVEFSLRKDDLNDILPQIRSGKTSISLDHNGKTYEGQVDYISPKLDVSTDTLLLRAKFENDANDLIVGQFTKIKINNIKMKNVFIIPESAVMKTVDGDFVYVIENSIAKIRPVKLGQLLDRGIVITNGLKSNEEVIISNIAKTRPNTKVQVIGK from the coding sequence ATGATAAGTTTTTCAAATAAAAAAATTGTTGCTTTAGCAGTAGCTACTGCTTTAGCATTTAGTGCTTGTAGTGATGAGAGTTCAAAAAAGGATGCTCAACAAGCGCAACAGGAAAGGCCTGCTTTACCAGTTAAAGTATATGAAACAAAAAGTGAAACTCCAGTTATTACAAAAGAGTATCCAGGACTTATTAAAGCAGTTGAAGATGTAAATGTAATTGCAAGGGTTTCAGGAACTTTAGAAAAAAAATACTTTAAAGAGGGTGAGTTTGTAAAAAAAGGTAAACTTTTATATAAAATCGAACAAGATGTATATAAATCAAACCTAGATATGGCAAAAGCAAATGTTCAAAAAGCAAAAGCAAATTATGACAAAACATTAAAAGATTATAATAGAGCACAAAAACTATTTGCAAATAAAGCTATCAGTCAACAAAATTATGATGAATATGTATTTTCTTATCAAGATGCACTTGCTCAATTAGAAAGTAATAAAGCAAGTTTACAAAAAGCACAGATAGAATATGATTATACAACAGTTGATGCACCAATTAGTGGTATTGTTGGAATTAAACATCGTGATATTGGTGATTATGTTGGAACAACGACTGAGAATTCATTATTAGTTACTATTACAGCAATAAATCCAATACATGTGGAGTTTTCTTTAAGAAAAGATGATTTAAATGATATTTTACCACAAATAAGAAGTGGAAAAACTTCTATTTCATTAGACCATAATGGTAAAACATATGAAGGGCAAGTGGATTATATTTCGCCAAAATTAGACGTAAGTACAGATACTTTATTATTAAGAGCAAAATTTGAAAATGATGCAAATGATTTAATAGTTGGTCAATTTACAAAAATAAAAATAAATAATATTAAAATGAAAAATGTATTTATTATTCCTGAAAGTGCAGTTATGAAAACTGTAGATGGAGATTTTGTTTATGTTATTGAAAATTCAATTGCAAAAATTAGACCAGTAAAATTAGGACAACTTCTTGACAGAGGAATTGTTATTACAAATGGATTAAAATCCAATGAAGAAGTAATTATTAGTAATATAGCAAAAACTAGACCTAATACAAAAGTACAAGTGATAGGAAAATAA